The Methanofervidicoccus sp. A16 genome has a segment encoding these proteins:
- the asnB gene encoding asparagine synthase (glutamine-hydrolyzing), whose product MCSISGIVIKDDEDSSIRNKLREHLINVMKILKHRGPDSSGVMFDDEVIYFKDFEDVLTSDFSRSSRLGLGHNRLAIVGNANQPIPNEDESVWVICNGEIYNYYELMEDLEDRHNFHSDTDSEVIVHCYEEGILQELDGEYAYCIYDKEENKLLLGRDTFGVKPLFYIDTEKYFTFASERKGLWYLLRSIDNLSFEEIYNYPIDSLSPNSHMVYDLDENRCYIVRDIQKIRINYFNEYKNGDNTRDYDIYKREVEEALWDSVIKRVRGLDKVGIIFSGGVDSTLVAKMSSEYCDVVLYTSGLEGSEDVEYAERVAEDLGLKLKKKVIDRDEYEEYLLKVAYAIDEIDLMKLSVGVPIYVASEMAKRDGIKVVLSGQGADELFAGYKRYQRILITKGEEELKRVLYRDVMNIHRVNLERDDHCTMANSVELRVPFLDKSLVEVALSLPVQYKVNERERKIILRDIAKKYIPEYVAYRPKKAAQYGSGSEKMIYAVGRSYGYSKRKIDVFLRDVILKRMEEMYA is encoded by the coding sequence ATGTGCTCTATAAGTGGAATTGTTATCAAGGATGACGAAGATTCCAGTATTAGGAATAAATTGAGAGAGCATCTTATAAATGTTATGAAGATCCTGAAACATAGAGGACCAGATAGTTCTGGCGTGATGTTTGACGATGAAGTTATATACTTCAAAGATTTTGAAGACGTCCTAACTTCTGATTTTAGTAGATCCAGTAGACTTGGATTGGGACATAACAGATTGGCCATCGTAGGTAATGCAAATCAGCCTATTCCCAATGAAGATGAGAGTGTATGGGTTATCTGTAATGGAGAGATATACAACTACTACGAACTTATGGAGGACCTAGAGGATAGACACAACTTCCACAGTGATACTGACAGTGAGGTTATAGTACACTGCTACGAGGAGGGAATACTTCAGGAGTTAGATGGGGAGTATGCATACTGTATATACGATAAAGAGGAGAATAAACTACTACTAGGCAGAGATACCTTTGGAGTAAAACCACTCTTTTATATAGATACTGAAAAATACTTTACCTTTGCCTCAGAGAGAAAGGGACTCTGGTATCTACTAAGAAGTATAGACAATCTCTCCTTTGAGGAAATTTACAACTACCCAATAGATTCCCTGAGTCCAAACAGTCATATGGTATACGACTTAGATGAAAACAGATGTTATATAGTGAGAGACATCCAGAAGATAAGAATAAACTACTTCAATGAGTACAAAAATGGAGACAACACTAGAGATTACGACATATATAAAAGAGAGGTGGAAGAAGCTTTATGGGATAGTGTGATAAAGAGGGTAAGGGGGTTGGATAAGGTAGGAATTATATTCTCTGGAGGGGTGGACAGTACCCTTGTGGCAAAGATGTCCTCGGAGTACTGTGATGTGGTACTCTATACCTCAGGCTTAGAGGGTAGTGAGGACGTGGAGTACGCTGAAAGGGTGGCTGAAGATTTAGGGCTAAAACTTAAAAAAAAGGTAATTGATAGGGATGAATACGAGGAGTATCTCCTAAAGGTGGCCTATGCAATAGATGAGATAGATCTGATGAAACTCTCAGTAGGTGTGCCCATATATGTGGCATCAGAGATGGCTAAGAGGGATGGGATAAAGGTAGTACTCTCTGGTCAGGGAGCAGATGAACTCTTCGCAGGGTATAAGAGATATCAGAGAATTCTCATCACAAAGGGAGAGGAGGAACTTAAGAGAGTGCTCTATAGGGATGTGATGAACATCCACAGGGTGAACCTTGAAAGGGACGATCACTGTACAATGGCGAACAGTGTGGAGTTGAGGGTACCCTTCTTAGATAAGAGTTTAGTTGAGGTTGCCCTCTCCCTCCCTGTACAGTACAAGGTAAACGAGAGGGAAAGGAAGATAATTTTAAGAGACATTGCCAAGAAGTACATCCCAGAGTACGTGGCATACAGACCTAAGAAGGCTGCCCAGTATGGCAGTGGCAGTGAGAAGATGATATACGCAGTAGGTAGAAGTTATGGGTATTCGAAGAGAAAGATAGACGTGTTTCTTAGGGATGTGATTTTAAAGAGGATGGAGGAGATGTATGCTTGA
- the truD gene encoding tRNA pseudouridine(13) synthase TruD: MNYIIGRKRKLESLKNLKDYRKRIEKEYRKKKIRKLIEEMRVNLDKYLVNLKIEGVIKKYPEDFIVEEITKDGIILEYGKDLGVFKDDPNWKGAFIHFTLEKVKWSTLDAIGELARRTNSKRKNFGFAGTKDKYAATTQRVGCFGIKVEALERIKDSIKGIRIRDIQRTNKKLKLGDLWGNRFTIKVRLKGRDPQEVVEILKNIKLDYILNYYGIQRFGTDRPITHIVGKLIYNRDFEGAFYAYCGTPLFEEGRLREARKLVDEGDFKGALKMYPRELYYERKMLKKYLETGSFIKSFKVLPPHLRCMFINAYQSYLFNEIINRRFQYGFEPLEGDILFDGIPTGAVLGRKCKLAEGIQGEIEREIIEEEGIDLQKFYIEDFGDFPGTRRKLISKVYDFKFWAEEDGVVLRFKLERGCYATVLLREFIKDDKNIR; the protein is encoded by the coding sequence ATGAATTATATAATAGGTCGCAAAAGAAAGTTAGAATCTCTAAAAAATCTCAAAGATTACCGTAAGAGGATAGAAAAAGAATACAGGAAGAAGAAAATAAGAAAGTTGATAGAGGAGATGAGAGTTAATCTAGACAAATACCTTGTAAATTTAAAGATTGAGGGAGTTATTAAGAAGTACCCTGAAGACTTCATAGTTGAGGAGATTACCAAGGACGGTATAATTTTAGAGTATGGGAAAGATCTGGGGGTTTTTAAGGATGATCCAAACTGGAAAGGAGCCTTTATACACTTTACACTGGAGAAGGTGAAGTGGAGCACCTTAGATGCAATAGGTGAGTTGGCTAGGAGGACAAATTCAAAGAGGAAGAACTTCGGTTTTGCAGGGACTAAGGATAAGTACGCAGCAACTACCCAACGGGTAGGATGTTTTGGAATTAAGGTGGAGGCTCTGGAGAGGATAAAGGACAGTATAAAGGGGATAAGGATAAGGGATATCCAGAGGACAAATAAAAAGTTGAAGTTAGGGGATCTCTGGGGCAACAGATTTACTATAAAGGTAAGACTGAAGGGTAGGGATCCTCAGGAGGTTGTGGAGATCCTGAAAAATATAAAGTTAGACTATATACTTAACTACTACGGTATCCAGAGGTTCGGTACAGATAGACCTATAACCCATATAGTGGGAAAACTAATATACAACAGGGACTTTGAAGGGGCATTTTATGCCTACTGTGGAACTCCACTGTTTGAAGAGGGCAGATTAAGAGAGGCGAGGAAACTTGTAGATGAGGGGGATTTCAAGGGAGCCCTGAAGATGTATCCAAGGGAACTCTACTACGAGAGAAAGATGCTGAAGAAATACTTAGAAACAGGGAGTTTTATTAAGAGTTTCAAGGTTCTACCTCCTCATTTAAGATGTATGTTTATAAACGCCTATCAGTCCTATCTCTTCAACGAGATTATAAATAGAAGGTTCCAGTACGGTTTTGAGCCTCTAGAGGGGGACATACTCTTTGACGGCATTCCCACAGGGGCAGTCTTAGGTAGAAAGTGTAAACTGGCTGAAGGAATACAGGGGGAAATTGAGAGGGAAATTATAGAAGAGGAGGGTATAGATCTTCAGAAATTCTATATAGAGGATTTTGGAGATTTTCCCGGTACCAGGAGAAAGTTGATCTCCAAGGTTTATGACTTCAAATTCTGGGCAGAGGAGGATGGTGTAGTTTTAAGATTTAAGTTAGAGAGAGGCTGCTACGCCACTGTACTTTTAAGGGAGTTTATTAAAGATGACAAAAATATTAGATAA